From the genome of Candidatus Promineifilum breve, one region includes:
- a CDS encoding TRC40/GET3/ArsA family transport-energizing ATPase produces MTPQFVFFSGKGGVGKTSMACATAVRQADDGRRTLIITTDPAANLADVFEQPIGHHITAIAGVPNLWAMEIDGDRATADYIDRAMTPLREAFPAELLAVMEEQMSGPCTSEVAAFDRFVDFLEPPPAGTPPRFDTIIFDTAPTGHTIRLLELPTEWTQSIAAAEQGSGQTCIGPAAAIQDAKHKYERAMLTLRRAQQTTFIFVLQPEATSIKETRRAIGELEKLGIQTHQLIINGIIPTEAAEGNTLFAGRRTMQADYLAQIAHELCLPARRMFLLDREIKGVESLRLVAHLLFDGSPRPAPMARTDHRSATPANYQTIPPGRFDPDDILALITPDVDGRVLFFAGKGGVGKTVLSCTTAVWLARAGYRTLLLTTDPAAHLGDVLGVAVGDQVARIDGVTNLWAANIDPKAAAAEYKTRILDDARQRGRPDSAIQVIAEELESPCTEEIAAFDRFIEYAAGDTWDVIVFDTAPTGHTLRMLELPVAWSKQIEVKAFASVDTAAADDVAKQRFGQVIAMMRDPRRSTFAFVMVPEATPIVEAYRATEELKTLGIQPGLVVANFMISPLEATTSYAAARYTMQQHYLAEIAARFPTPILRVPLLPHEARGIALLTQLGETIYATERIPA; encoded by the coding sequence ATGACCCCCCAATTCGTCTTCTTCTCCGGCAAGGGCGGCGTGGGCAAGACCAGCATGGCCTGTGCCACGGCTGTGCGTCAGGCAGATGACGGCCGGCGCACCCTGATTATCACCACCGACCCGGCCGCCAATCTGGCCGATGTCTTCGAACAACCGATCGGCCACCACATCACCGCCATCGCCGGCGTGCCCAATCTGTGGGCGATGGAGATCGACGGTGACCGGGCCACCGCCGATTACATCGACCGGGCCATGACACCCCTGCGCGAGGCCTTTCCCGCCGAACTGCTGGCCGTCATGGAAGAGCAGATGAGCGGGCCGTGTACGTCCGAAGTCGCCGCCTTCGACCGCTTTGTCGATTTCCTGGAGCCACCACCGGCCGGCACGCCGCCCCGCTTCGATACCATCATCTTCGACACCGCCCCCACCGGCCACACCATTCGCCTGCTGGAACTGCCCACGGAGTGGACGCAGAGCATCGCGGCCGCCGAACAGGGCAGCGGCCAGACGTGCATCGGCCCAGCGGCGGCCATCCAGGACGCCAAGCACAAATACGAGCGAGCCATGCTCACCCTGCGCCGGGCGCAACAGACAACCTTCATCTTTGTCCTGCAACCTGAGGCGACATCGATCAAGGAAACCAGGCGGGCTATCGGCGAGTTGGAAAAGCTGGGCATCCAGACGCACCAACTTATCATCAACGGCATCATCCCGACCGAAGCGGCCGAGGGCAATACTCTCTTCGCCGGGCGGCGAACGATGCAGGCGGATTATCTGGCCCAGATCGCCCATGAGTTGTGCCTGCCGGCCCGCCGGATGTTCCTTCTTGACCGCGAGATAAAGGGCGTCGAATCGTTGCGTCTTGTGGCGCACTTGCTGTTCGACGGCTCTCCGCGCCCCGCGCCGATGGCGCGAACAGACCATCGCAGCGCAACTCCGGCCAACTATCAGACCATCCCGCCCGGTCGGTTCGACCCCGACGACATCCTTGCGCTTATAACGCCCGACGTGGACGGGCGGGTGCTATTTTTCGCCGGCAAAGGCGGCGTGGGCAAGACAGTGCTCTCCTGCACCACGGCCGTCTGGCTGGCGCGCGCCGGCTACCGGACCTTGCTGCTGACGACTGACCCGGCAGCCCATCTGGGTGACGTGCTGGGCGTAGCCGTCGGCGATCAGGTGGCCCGCATCGATGGCGTTACCAACCTATGGGCAGCCAACATCGATCCCAAGGCGGCGGCGGCCGAATACAAAACGCGCATTCTGGACGACGCCCGGCAGCGCGGCCGGCCCGATTCGGCCATCCAGGTGATCGCCGAAGAGCTGGAGTCGCCCTGCACCGAAGAGATCGCCGCCTTCGACCGCTTTATTGAGTACGCGGCCGGCGATACGTGGGACGTCATTGTCTTCGACACCGCGCCGACCGGTCACACGCTGCGCATGCTGGAGCTGCCGGTCGCCTGGAGCAAGCAGATCGAAGTGAAAGCCTTTGCTTCGGTCGATACGGCCGCGGCCGATGACGTGGCCAAGCAACGGTTCGGGCAGGTGATCGCCATGATGCGCGATCCGAGGCGAAGCACGTTCGCTTTCGTCATGGTTCCCGAAGCGACGCCCATTGTCGAGGCCTATCGCGCGACTGAGGAGCTAAAGACCCTGGGCATCCAGCCCGGGTTGGTCGTCGCCAACTTCATGATCTCCCCGCTCGAGGCCACCACGTCCTACGCCGCCGCGCGCTATACCATGCAGCAACATTACCTGGCGGAAATCGCCGCGCGCTTTCCGACCCCCATACTGCGCGTGCCCCTCTTGCCCCACGAAGCGCGAGGGATTGCCCTGCTGACTCAATTAGGCGAAACGATCTACGCCACAGAGCGTATTCCTGCCTAG
- the arsD gene encoding arsenite efflux transporter metallochaperone ArsD: MTDFITIDVNDADPAPSMNKTAIDIEFFDPPMCCPTGLCGPTLDQTLLDVNEMIQAFQGQGLRVARYQIGSHPKHFMSNPAVLRLVRENKVDALPITVVRGRVIKAGAYPTRDEIQVSLTEVGGQ, encoded by the coding sequence ATGACTGATTTCATAACTATAGACGTGAACGATGCCGATCCGGCTCCGTCGATGAACAAGACCGCCATCGACATCGAATTTTTCGACCCGCCGATGTGCTGCCCCACCGGCCTGTGTGGGCCGACGCTTGATCAGACCCTACTGGACGTGAACGAGATGATCCAGGCGTTTCAGGGCCAAGGGCTGCGGGTGGCCCGCTACCAGATCGGTTCCCACCCCAAGCATTTCATGAGCAACCCCGCCGTCCTGCGCCTGGTGCGCGAGAATAAGGTGGACGCGCTGCCCATCACGGTCGTGCGCGGGCGCGTCATCAAAGCCGGCGCTTACCCCACTCGGGACGAGATCCAGGTCAGCCTGACCGAGGTTGGCGGCCAATGA
- a CDS encoding ArsR/SmtB family transcription factor: MTSQPSIDFLSLSQWLKIMAEPKRLAIVNLLMAGVHCNCELGEHLDMTPNLISHHMRVLREAGLVAMERDAGDGRWVYYSIDENVLRELNALFGGFFNPERLQPRRPTCGPKGALLRLTDIPTAA; this comes from the coding sequence ATGACCTCACAACCCTCAATTGATTTTCTCTCCCTGAGCCAATGGCTGAAGATAATGGCCGAGCCGAAACGTCTGGCAATCGTCAATCTCCTGATGGCCGGAGTGCATTGCAACTGCGAATTAGGCGAGCATCTCGACATGACGCCCAACCTTATCTCCCATCACATGCGCGTGCTGCGCGAAGCCGGCCTGGTGGCGATGGAGCGCGACGCCGGCGATGGCCGTTGGGTCTACTATTCCATCGATGAAAATGTCTTGCGGGAACTCAACGCGCTATTCGGCGGCTTCTTCAACCCGGAACGCCTGCAACCGCGTCGCCCCACCTGCGGGCCGAAAGGGGCGCTATTGCGCCTGACCGATATTCCCACCGCGGCCTGA
- a CDS encoding ABC transporter ATP-binding protein produces the protein MSKEFDLKSTLSKYRIVGIWRMLKGYQLIYVSAFICIGLAALAQTIFYYLLRYYTDEVLGRPEASGRLVWVAAGFIGLALFQGVFTFMGGRWAAKTSESVIRRLRDYLYDHIQRLTFAYHDKTPTGDLIQRSTSDVDTLRRFYGEESMGLGRILFLFLVNFAALLTLNVRLALISVIVVPLIIFISIFFFKKIGQRYEIFQEEEAKLSTTLQENLSGVRVVRAFARQEFEKDKFEVTNMGRYISGRKLLMLHAIYWPSTDLIVGAQLVIGYAVGATMAINGTITVGTFLAYMGMLTWIMWPIRNIGRLIVQMSMALVSFDRVAEIIRVDREPLDQGTHVPAGRLRGDVVFDNVRFAYAEDMPVLNGISFHLPAGQAVALIGSTGSGKTSLVNLLPRFYEYEGSIKIDGVELRDYTRRYLREQIGIVLQEPFLFSRTIKENIKYGVHREVTDDEVFRACEAAAIHDVLKGFPEGYETMVGEKGVTLSGGQKQRATLARTLLKDPAILILDDATSSVDSETEGAIRDALEELIPGRTTFIIAHRIQSVMAADMILVLEKGAIVQHGTHDELLAQTDGMYRRIYDLQSQIEDELEQDLATVVAGGELQVASGG, from the coding sequence ATGTCGAAAGAGTTTGATCTGAAGTCCACACTGTCAAAGTATCGTATCGTCGGTATCTGGCGGATGCTCAAAGGGTATCAGCTGATCTACGTCAGCGCGTTCATCTGCATCGGCCTGGCCGCGCTGGCGCAGACGATCTTCTATTACCTCTTGCGCTATTACACCGACGAAGTGCTGGGCCGGCCGGAAGCGAGCGGCCGTCTGGTGTGGGTCGCCGCCGGGTTCATCGGGCTGGCGCTGTTCCAGGGGGTGTTCACCTTCATGGGCGGCCGTTGGGCGGCCAAGACCTCGGAGAGCGTCATCCGCCGCCTGCGCGATTACCTCTACGACCACATCCAGCGCCTGACGTTCGCCTACCACGACAAGACGCCCACCGGCGATCTGATCCAGCGTTCCACCTCGGACGTGGACACCCTGCGCCGCTTCTATGGCGAGGAGTCGATGGGCCTCGGCCGCATCCTGTTCCTGTTTCTGGTCAACTTCGCGGCCTTGCTGACACTCAACGTGCGGCTGGCCCTCATCTCGGTCATCGTCGTGCCGCTGATCATTTTCATCTCGATCTTCTTCTTCAAGAAGATCGGCCAGCGCTACGAGATTTTCCAGGAAGAGGAAGCCAAGCTCTCGACGACGCTCCAGGAGAACCTGTCCGGCGTGCGCGTGGTGCGGGCCTTTGCCCGGCAGGAGTTCGAGAAGGACAAATTCGAGGTGACCAACATGGGGCGCTACATCAGCGGCCGCAAGCTGCTGATGCTCCACGCCATCTATTGGCCGTCAACCGACCTTATCGTCGGCGCGCAACTGGTCATCGGCTACGCCGTGGGGGCCACCATGGCCATCAACGGCACGATCACCGTGGGCACGTTCCTGGCCTACATGGGGATGCTGACCTGGATCATGTGGCCCATCCGCAACATCGGCCGCCTCATCGTGCAGATGTCGATGGCCCTGGTGTCGTTCGACCGCGTGGCCGAGATTATCCGCGTCGATCGCGAGCCGCTCGATCAGGGAACCCACGTGCCCGCTGGGCGGCTGCGCGGCGACGTGGTCTTCGACAACGTGCGCTTCGCCTATGCCGAGGATATGCCGGTGCTCAACGGCATCAGTTTCCATTTGCCGGCGGGCCAGGCGGTGGCCCTCATCGGCTCCACCGGCTCGGGCAAAACGTCGCTGGTGAACCTGTTGCCGCGCTTCTATGAGTACGAGGGCAGCATCAAGATCGACGGCGTGGAACTGCGCGACTACACCCGCCGCTATCTGCGCGAGCAGATCGGCATCGTCTTGCAGGAGCCGTTCCTGTTCTCGCGGACGATCAAGGAGAACATCAAGTACGGCGTCCACCGCGAGGTGACCGACGACGAAGTGTTCCGCGCCTGCGAGGCGGCGGCCATCCACGACGTGCTGAAGGGCTTCCCCGAGGGGTACGAGACGATGGTCGGCGAGAAGGGCGTGACGCTATCGGGCGGGCAGAAGCAGCGGGCCACGCTGGCCCGCACCCTGCTGAAGGACCCGGCCATCCTGATCCTCGACGACGCTACCTCGTCGGTCGATTCGGAGACGGAAGGGGCCATCCGCGACGCGCTGGAAGAGCTGATCCCCGGCCGGACGACGTTCATCATCGCCCACCGTATCCAGAGCGTCATGGCCGCCGATATGATCCTGGTGCTGGAGAAGGGGGCCATCGTTCAGCACGGCACGCACGACGAACTGCTGGCCCAGACGGACGGCATGTACCGCCGCATCTACGACCTGCAATCGCAGATTGAGGATGAGTTGGAACAGGATTTGGCGACCGTAGTGGCGGGTGGCGAGTTGCAGGTGGCGAGTGGTGGGTAG
- a CDS encoding ABC transporter ATP-binding protein → MDDFSFEEEDFSTKITTGTVRRILLQVVPYWPMAVGFLMLVVLITIADSIFTYFGKQLVDNAIIPGDTDALRSILTNYAILSVISAGIVFGFIFITALLGEKVRYNLRRQLFAHLQKLSFSYFDKTAVGWIMSRVTSDTERIADLVTWGLLDITWGMTSLVVAAAFMLTINWRMAILVILTIPVLIGVAIFFRRLILVQFREVRRINSQITGAYNENIQGVRVTKSLAREDQDLRDFKGLTRMMFDASYRANVLSAMFLPAVQLISAIGVALVIWYGGILSLRGETTVGQIQAFIGYVTFMIWPVQEMARVFAQMQQSVASGERVFSLMDAVPDVQDKPGALETAHLAGDIVFDDVTFYYESGKHVLDNFNLRVRPGETIALVGPTGGGKSTIVNLLCRFYEPKEGRILFGDHDYTDLTQHAIQSRIGMVLQTPHLFSGTIRDNLRYGRLNATDDELVDAARLAGAHDFIVTLENGYDEQVGEGGSKLSVGQKQLISLARAILADPDLFIMDEATSSVDTLTEALIQRGMEQMMAGRTSFVIAHRLSTIRRASRILVIEGGVIAEQGTHAELIRARGHYYNLYTRQFRREREVALGL, encoded by the coding sequence ATGGACGATTTTTCTTTTGAGGAAGAAGACTTCTCGACCAAGATAACGACCGGCACGGTGCGGCGCATCCTGTTACAGGTGGTGCCCTACTGGCCGATGGCCGTCGGCTTTCTGATGCTGGTGGTGCTCATCACCATCGCCGACTCCATCTTCACCTACTTCGGCAAGCAGTTGGTCGATAACGCCATCATCCCCGGCGACACCGACGCGCTGCGGTCGATTCTGACCAACTACGCTATCCTGAGCGTCATCTCGGCCGGCATCGTCTTCGGCTTCATCTTCATCACCGCCCTGCTGGGCGAGAAGGTGCGCTACAATCTGCGCCGCCAGCTTTTTGCCCATCTGCAAAAGCTGTCGTTCAGCTACTTCGACAAGACGGCCGTGGGCTGGATCATGTCGCGCGTCACCTCGGACACGGAGCGCATCGCCGACCTGGTGACGTGGGGGCTGCTCGACATCACCTGGGGCATGACCAGCCTGGTGGTGGCCGCGGCCTTCATGCTGACCATCAACTGGCGCATGGCCATCCTGGTCATCCTGACCATCCCGGTGCTCATCGGCGTGGCGATCTTCTTCCGGCGGCTCATCCTGGTGCAGTTCCGCGAGGTGCGGCGGATCAATTCGCAGATCACCGGGGCCTATAACGAGAACATCCAGGGCGTGCGCGTCACCAAGTCGCTGGCCCGCGAGGATCAGGATTTGCGCGATTTCAAGGGCCTCACCCGGATGATGTTCGATGCATCCTACCGGGCCAACGTGCTGTCGGCGATGTTCCTGCCCGCCGTGCAGCTGATCAGCGCCATCGGCGTGGCGTTGGTCATCTGGTATGGCGGCATTCTGTCGCTGCGCGGCGAGACGACCGTGGGCCAGATTCAGGCCTTCATCGGCTACGTCACCTTCATGATCTGGCCGGTGCAGGAGATGGCCCGCGTCTTCGCCCAGATGCAGCAATCGGTCGCCAGCGGCGAGCGCGTCTTCTCGCTCATGGACGCCGTGCCCGACGTGCAGGACAAGCCCGGCGCGCTGGAAACGGCCCATCTGGCCGGCGACATCGTTTTCGACGACGTGACCTTCTACTACGAGAGCGGCAAGCACGTGCTCGACAACTTCAACCTGCGCGTGCGGCCGGGCGAGACCATCGCCCTCGTCGGCCCCACGGGCGGCGGCAAATCGACCATCGTCAATCTGCTGTGCCGCTTCTACGAGCCGAAAGAGGGGCGCATCCTGTTTGGCGACCATGATTACACTGACCTGACGCAGCACGCCATCCAGAGCCGCATCGGCATGGTCTTGCAGACGCCGCACCTGTTCAGCGGCACGATTCGCGACAATCTGCGCTACGGCCGCCTGAACGCCACCGACGACGAACTGGTGGACGCCGCCCGTCTGGCCGGGGCGCATGACTTCATCGTGACGCTGGAGAACGGCTACGACGAGCAGGTGGGCGAGGGCGGCAGCAAGCTGTCGGTGGGGCAGAAGCAGCTCATCAGTCTGGCGCGGGCCATCCTGGCCGACCCCGACCTGTTCATCATGGACGAGGCCACCAGCTCGGTCGATACGCTGACCGAGGCGCTCATCCAGCGCGGCATGGAGCAGATGATGGCCGGGCGCACCAGTTTCGTCATCGCCCACCGGCTGAGCACCATCCGCCGCGCCAGCCGCATCCTGGTCATCGAGGGCGGCGTCATCGCCGAGCAGGGCACGCACGCCGAACTCATCCGCGCCCGCGGCCACTACTATAATCTCTATACGCGGCAGTTTAGGCGGGAGAGGGAAGTGGCGCTGGGGTTGTAA
- a CDS encoding type ISP restriction/modification enzyme: MSLLHEGAVAPHFAALLRACAAPHGWTLQEQYQLARKGQSQLRLDGVLVDTFGLRHGVWEAKDTDDDLPKEARAKFKKGYPTDNILFQSPTRAILYQDGKEAADEDLTDPERLVSILKEFFAYEPPHYEQWDRAVAEFSVKVPELALNLKSLIEKELKENKRFAAAFDDFAEVARQAVNPNISVAAVEEMLIQHLLTERIFRKVFNNPDFAQRNVIAHEIEKVITALTSRSFSREAFLGRLDRFYGAIEATAATIDNYREKQTFLNTVYEQFFQGFSVKVADTHGIVYTPQAVVDFMVRSVDDILRREFGRADGLAADGVAILDPFVGTGNFILRVMRQMPRTRLEQKYRAELFCNEVMLLPYYIASMNIEHEYVELTGQYEPFEGIALVDTFELAEGRQPSLFAKENTQRVQRQKDAPIFVIIGNPPYNAAQLNENDNNKNRTYPVIGKRVSETYSKLSNASLLIKLNDPYVKAFRWASDRLGDEGVISFVTNNSFLRDFSFDGMRHALSNDFDELYILDLGGNVRQNPRLSGTTHNVFGIQVGVCISVLIRNGKNILPRKAQIYYASTGEEWRREEKCHFLDDKGSVFGVEWSIITPDQKGNWLTSGMKIEFDDFLSLGEKLTSPSSANSVFRTFSLGVSTNRDDWVYQFDETKLLKQVAQFSQTYNMELSRWIELGRPKPAIESLSRDDRSTKWSSMLLGKLEKGKRADFAVNKIRNSLYRPFVKSQLYYDRLLIDAPGQLAGYFPNLETEQENIAICVPGRGNRKDFGVLAVRSIVSLDLAFEKIQCFPFYTYNEDGSNRRENITDWALARFREVYGDPPETEFFLENSVSLPTADPEPGTNPGRETDPSRGTDPRQETGFSRKNPVSGGGITKWDIFHYVYALLHHPAYRQTYAANLRRELPRIPFVRDFWAYARAGARLAELHVNYEQQPEYPLTRLENPDQPLDWRVEKMRLSKDRTQIVYNDFLTLGGIPAAAFDYRLGNRSALEWVIDQYRVTTDKRSGITNDPNRADDPQYIVRLIGQVVAVSVATVGIVNGLPAWEIMTN; the protein is encoded by the coding sequence TTGAGCCTGCTCCACGAGGGGGCCGTCGCTCCCCACTTCGCCGCGCTGCTGCGGGCCTGCGCCGCGCCCCACGGCTGGACGCTCCAGGAGCAGTACCAGTTGGCCCGCAAGGGGCAAAGCCAGTTGCGCCTCGATGGCGTCCTGGTCGACACGTTCGGCCTGCGCCACGGCGTGTGGGAGGCCAAGGACACCGACGACGACCTGCCCAAGGAAGCGCGGGCCAAGTTCAAAAAGGGCTACCCGACCGACAACATCCTGTTCCAATCGCCGACGCGGGCCATCCTCTATCAGGACGGCAAGGAAGCGGCCGACGAGGATTTGACTGACCCGGAACGGCTGGTCAGCATCCTCAAGGAGTTCTTCGCCTACGAGCCGCCCCACTACGAACAGTGGGATCGGGCCGTGGCCGAGTTCAGCGTGAAAGTGCCGGAGCTGGCCCTGAACCTGAAGAGCCTCATCGAAAAGGAACTCAAGGAGAACAAACGCTTCGCCGCCGCCTTCGACGACTTCGCCGAGGTCGCCCGGCAGGCCGTGAACCCCAATATCTCCGTGGCGGCCGTGGAAGAGATGCTCATCCAGCACCTGCTGACCGAGCGCATCTTCCGCAAGGTGTTCAACAATCCCGACTTCGCCCAGCGCAACGTCATCGCCCACGAGATCGAGAAGGTCATCACCGCCCTCACCAGCCGTTCGTTCAGCCGCGAGGCGTTCCTCGGCCGCCTCGACCGCTTCTACGGGGCCATCGAAGCCACGGCGGCCACCATCGACAACTACCGCGAGAAGCAGACCTTCCTCAACACCGTCTACGAGCAGTTCTTCCAGGGCTTCAGCGTCAAGGTGGCCGACACCCACGGCATCGTCTATACCCCGCAGGCCGTGGTCGATTTCATGGTGCGCTCGGTCGATGACATCCTGCGGCGCGAATTCGGCCGGGCCGACGGGCTGGCGGCCGACGGCGTGGCCATCCTCGACCCGTTCGTGGGCACGGGCAACTTCATCCTGCGCGTCATGCGCCAGATGCCCCGCACCCGGCTGGAGCAGAAGTACCGCGCCGAACTGTTCTGCAACGAGGTCATGCTGCTGCCCTACTACATCGCCAGCATGAATATCGAGCACGAGTACGTGGAGTTGACCGGGCAGTATGAGCCGTTTGAGGGGATCGCCTTGGTGGATACGTTTGAATTGGCCGAGGGGCGGCAGCCGTCGCTCTTCGCCAAGGAGAACACGCAGCGGGTGCAGCGGCAGAAGGATGCGCCGATTTTTGTGATTATTGGGAATCCGCCGTATAACGCCGCACAACTTAACGAAAACGATAACAACAAGAATAGAACCTATCCAGTAATCGGGAAACGAGTATCGGAGACCTACAGCAAGCTCTCAAACGCCTCACTATTAATTAAACTCAATGATCCATACGTTAAGGCATTTCGATGGGCATCTGACCGGCTGGGAGATGAAGGAGTAATATCTTTTGTAACAAACAATAGCTTTCTTCGGGATTTCTCTTTTGACGGTATGCGACATGCTCTCTCTAACGACTTCGATGAACTCTATATCTTGGATTTAGGAGGAAATGTAAGACAGAATCCAAGACTGTCAGGCACGACGCATAATGTCTTTGGAATTCAAGTAGGAGTTTGTATAAGTGTGCTTATTAGAAATGGTAAGAATATTTTGCCGCGTAAAGCTCAGATATATTACGCCTCGACTGGAGAGGAGTGGCGAAGGGAAGAAAAATGTCACTTTCTTGACGACAAAGGGTCAGTATTTGGCGTTGAGTGGTCAATAATCACACCTGATCAAAAAGGAAATTGGCTTACAAGTGGGATGAAAATTGAGTTCGATGATTTCCTTTCTCTCGGAGAGAAGCTTACCAGCCCATCAAGTGCAAACTCGGTTTTCAGAACTTTTTCACTAGGTGTGTCGACTAATCGCGACGATTGGGTTTATCAATTCGATGAAACAAAGCTATTGAAGCAGGTAGCTCAGTTCTCGCAAACTTACAACATGGAATTAAGTCGTTGGATAGAACTGGGACGCCCAAAACCAGCTATTGAATCTTTATCAAGAGATGATCGAAGCACTAAATGGTCTTCAATGCTTTTAGGAAAGCTTGAAAAGGGTAAGCGTGCTGACTTTGCTGTAAATAAAATTCGCAATTCGCTCTACCGCCCGTTCGTGAAGAGCCAACTTTATTATGACCGCTTACTGATAGATGCTCCAGGTCAGTTGGCTGGTTACTTTCCAAACTTAGAGACTGAGCAAGAGAACATTGCTATATGTGTCCCAGGGCGTGGAAACCGAAAGGATTTTGGTGTTCTTGCAGTAAGAAGTATTGTTTCGCTTGACCTCGCCTTTGAGAAAATTCAATGCTTCCCCTTCTACACCTACAACGAAGACGGCAGCAACCGCCGCGAGAACATCACCGATTGGGCGCTGGCCCGCTTCCGGGAAGTGTATGGCGACCCGCCCGAAACCGAGTTTTTTCTTGAAAACTCGGTTTCTCTCCCAACAGCCGACCCAGAGCCGGGAACAAACCCAGGCCGGGAAACAGACCCAAGCCGGGGAACAGACCCAAGACAAGAAACCGGGTTTTCAAGAAAAAACCCGGTTTCGGGCGGGGGGATTACCAAATGGGACATCTTCCACTACGTCTACGCCCTGCTCCACCACCCCGCCTACCGCCAGACCTACGCCGCCAATCTGCGGCGCGAATTGCCGCGCATCCCCTTCGTCCGCGACTTCTGGGCCTATGCGCGGGCCGGGGCGCGGCTGGCCGAGTTGCACGTGAACTACGAACAGCAGCCGGAGTACCCCCTGACCCGCCTGGAGAACCCCGACCAACCGCTGGACTGGCGTGTGGAAAAGATGCGCCTGAGCAAGGACCGGACGCAGATCGTCTACAACGACTTCCTGACCCTGGGCGGCATCCCCGCCGCCGCGTTCGACTACCGGCTGGGCAACCGCTCGGCCCTGGAGTGGGTCATCGACCAGTACCGCGTGACCACCGACAAGCGCAGCGGCATTACCAACGACCCCAACCGCGCCGACGACCCGCAATACATCGTGCGCCTCATTGGGCAGGTGGTGGCCGTTAGCGTGGCGACGGTGGGGATTGTCAACGGTCTACCGGCGTGGGAGATAATGACGAATTAG
- a CDS encoding type II toxin-antitoxin system HicA family toxin, translated as MPQLPILRSREVIDALRAAGFETVRQKGSHVRLRHPDGRVVTVPMHGSQDIGRGLLRKILRDADLTVEDLLSLLN; from the coding sequence ATGCCCCAATTGCCTATTCTTCGCTCGCGTGAGGTGATCGATGCCCTGCGCGCGGCCGGCTTCGAGACTGTGCGCCAGAAAGGCAGCCACGTCCGACTGCGCCATCCTGACGGCCGCGTCGTCACCGTTCCCATGCATGGCAGCCAGGACATCGGCCGTGGACTGTTGCGCAAGATACTACGCGACGCCGATCTGACCGTTGAAGACCTGTTAAGTCTATTGAATTGA
- a CDS encoding type II toxin-antitoxin system HicB family antitoxin: MDDTRREIYIVIERDEDGFFVGEAPQLRACYSQGRTLDELLVNMREVIELCLEDQDDLGQLPEFVGIQKLLF, from the coding sequence ATGGACGATACGCGACGGGAAATCTACATTGTCATCGAGCGCGACGAGGACGGATTCTTCGTGGGCGAAGCGCCCCAACTGCGAGCTTGCTATAGCCAGGGGCGAACGCTGGATGAATTGCTGGTCAATATGCGCGAAGTGATCGAACTTTGCCTTGAGGATCAAGACGATTTAGGCCAGTTGCCCGAATTCGTCGGCATTCAAAAACTACTGTTCTGA